From the genome of Pseudomonas migulae:
AGCCAAGGAACTTGCACGCGTTGTATACGTCTCACGTTCAGTTACCAAAAGAATTCCTATTCGGAGACACACCCATGACACAACGGACCCTCGCCACTTTCATGCTCGCCTTGGGCCTCGCGACCCTTGCCGGTTGCGCATCGCCTACTGTGATCACCTTGAATGACGGTCGCGAAATCCAGGCCGTCGACACGCCAAAATATGACGACGAAGCAGGTTTCTACGAGTTCGAGCAACTGGACGGCAAGCAAACCCGCGTGAACAAGGATCAGGTTCGTACCGTTAAAGAGTTGTAACCCTTTCGGCGATACCCGATATGAAAAAGCCCGCTTCAAGCGGGCTTTTTCATGGCTGGGAAACGGCGATCACCATTGCAGGGTGATGGAGCTTTCAAAGTCCCTTTGTTCACCGGTAACCGGGTCCACAAACCGAAGCCCCTGTGCCAGAAGCTTCAACGGGTTGGCATAGTCGTCTTCGACGTCCTTGAGCACGTGCGGATAGAACGGGTCATTACAGATGCTGGCACCGAGGGCCGTCATGTGTACCCGCAGCTGATGCTTCTTGCCCGTCACCGGGTAAAGCCCGTAGCGCCAGAGATCACCCTTCTTTTCCCTGACTTCGACAGCCGTCTCGGTATTGCTGACGCCCGGTCCTTCCTGCATGCGGAAGAAAGGCTCGCCATTGATGAGCCGACTCTTGTGGACCAACGGAAAGGCCCGGTCAGGCAATGCCCTGGCAATGGCTTCGTAGCGTTTTTCGATCTTCCGAGTAGGAAACAACGACTGGTAGGCGGAACGGCTCTGAGGGTTGGCTGAAAACAGCACCAGCCCCGCCGTATGCCGGTCAATGCGATGCAAAGGCACGAGATGCGGGTTATCGAGTCGACGGATCAACCTGCGTAGCAGCGTCTGCTCGACGTATTCGCCTGCTGGCGTCACTGGCAGAAAATGCGGTTTGTCTGCCACCACCAGGTGCTCGTCGGCATACAGGATCGACTCGATCACAGGGATCGGCTTTTCGTCCGGTACTTCCCGAAAATAGTGAATCCGCAGACCTTCCTTGTAGGCAAGATCGAGGGCGATCGGTGCGCCATTTCCGTCAAGCACACGACCTCGAGCAATTCTGTCCAGCCATTGTTCGCGACCGATAGCACTGAAGTGTTCACACAGGCAATCGAGTACGGTCTGCCACGGCCCAGGCGGCAAGTAGAGTGTACTGGCCTGGTTGTGTGCAGCAGAAAAAGATGAAGTGGACATACGAACGCTCTGACTCTCAATACAGGGCGGCATTATCCAGCAGTGGCCGGAACGAACCTAGAAGAGAATCCTCAGGCCGGAATTGACTGCGAGCGCGCCGCCGCTTCGGTGAACTCCTTGAGCCAGCGCAACACATCGACCGCTTCCCAGCGCCCCGGATCATAAAGTGCGTACAACAACCCCTGATAGCCCACGACATCCAGCTGCCGGTGATAACCCGCACGCTGGAAGAGTGCCTCGATTTCGGCAAAACAGGTATTGAAATGCAGCTTGTTGAACGGGGTTTTCCCTTCAGTGACCAGGCCATCCAGACGCAATTCGAGGACGGCTTCACGCACCACGTCCACCGACATCCGGTTCACGCTGTTCTTCAATTGTTCGACATTGACCAAGGATCTTCCCTCTGACTTCCGGGATCACCTGCTCAATTCCCAAATGGGCAAACATGACAGGCAATCCGAGCAACTGTATGAACATACAGTAACCCAATAACCTGAATTTCGCCAATGACCGAAACGAAGACCGCGACGGATGGGGCTCGGAAAAGGTGTCCAGCTCAGCGCAGGAATGCCACGACCTGCTCGGAATCAAAGGGCCAGGCAAGTTCGGCGCCGTTATCGCGACGTCGCAGTACCGGAATGCGCAAACTGTAGGCTTCGAACCATGATTCGTCCTCAGCGATATCCACCAGTTCGACCAGCAGACCGTGCTCGACAAATTCCGTCAGCATGGCTTCGGCCACTTCACAAAGATGGCACCCAAGGGTGCCGAAAAGCTGACATTCAGGAGGCATGAGCACAGGACCCGGTAGAGTAGGCATACATTCTAGGCCCGCGATCAGAAGCAGTCGAGCCACTGCCCACGCGACCGAAAAAGGTGAAATTCAAAGGATTTCGGCAAACTCCTGACTCAAATCAGTCCGACTGAATTTCAATCAGGCGACCCTCGCGTCTTTTTTTGCCTCTACGCTGGAGTAGCCAGCACTTGTCATCGGAGTTTTCGTGTTCGCCAATCTGCTGATCATTCTCGCCTCCTCCCTGGTGGTGATTGCACTGTTCCAGCGCCTGCGCCTGCCACCGGTGCTGGGTTACCTGTGCGTGGGGTTGATGATCGGCCCGACGGCGTTCAACTGGATCAACGAAAGCGAAGACTTGCCCGACCTCGCCGAGCTCGGGGTGGTGTTCCTGCTGTTCTCCCTCGGGCTGGAATTTTCCCTGTCGAAAATGATCGCGTTGCGCAAAGTGGTGTTCAGGCTTGGCAGCCAACAAGTGCTGCTTACCACGATATTGCTGGGGAGCTTGCTGATGCTGTTCGGCATGTCGGCAACGCCTGCGCTGTTGCTCGGAGCCGGTCTGTCGCTGTCTTCCACGGCCATTGTCAGCAAGGAACTGGGCAGTCTCGGCGAGATTTTCAGCAGCCACGGCCAGAACGCCATCGCCGTACTGCTGTTCCAGGACATCGTGGCAGTGTTGCTGCTGACCCTGGTGCCGGTGTTCGCGGGCAACAGCGATCAGGCCTGGTACTGGGCGTTACCCGTGACGCTTGGCAAGACCGTTGTGCTCTTCGTCGGCCTGCTGATGGCCAGTCGCTGGTTGCTGCCACGGCTGTTCCATGAGGTGGCGGCCGCCCGCTCTGCGGAACTGTTTGTATTGTTGGCGCTGGTGATTGTTTTGCTGACGGCCTGGCTCACTCACCTGCTCGGACTCTCCCCCGCCCTGGGCGCCTTTCTCGCCGGCATGTTGCTGGGGGAAAGCCACTACCGCCATCAGATCGAGGCCGACATCCGGCCGTTCCGCGACATTCTGCTCGGGGTGTTCTTCGTCAGCATTGGCATGCTCATCGATTTGCAGTTGTTCCTCAGCCACGGCTTGCTGATCGCTGGTCTGACCCTGGGGTTGCTGCTGATCAAGGGGTGCGTGGTCGCGCTGCTGGTCAAATGGCGCGGAAGCGATGTTGAAACCGCCTGGCGCAGCGGTCTGGCACTGGCCCAGGGCGGCGAGTTCTGCTTCGCGTTGATGGCCCAGATGCAACAGAACAAGATGATGCCCGCCGACCTCGGCGGGCTGTTGCTGGCCGCGACCTTCTGCTCGATGCTGCTAACGCCACTGTTGCTGCGCGCGGCGCCCCGCATCGCAACACGTCTGCACCGCAAGCCCAACGAAGAAGCCAAACTCGAGGAAATCAGTGCACTCAATGCCGACTTGCACGGTCATGTCGTGATTTGCGGCTACGGTCGCGTCGGTCAGTCCATCGGCCGCTTTCTGCGGCGCGCGCAGCAATCCTATATCGCATTGGACAACGATCCGGTGCGCGTCCAGGAAGCCGCCGTGGGTGAAACCTGCGTGCATTATGGCGACTCCCGTCGTGGCGAGTTGCTGATCGCCGTCGGGCTGGAGCGCGCAAAATTGCTGGTGATCGCGGTGGATCAGACAGACATCGCCCTGCTGATACTCAAGGAGGCACGCCGGTTCAACCCGAGCGTGCCGATCCTGGTGCGCACGCGGGACGACAGTCAGCTGACCGAGTTGAAAGAGGCCGGTGCCAGCGAGGTCGTACCCGAATTGCTGGAGTCCAGCCTGATGCTCGCCTCCCATGCGCTGATCATGCTGGGCTTGCCCGGCCAGCAGGTGCAGGACCGGGTCGACCAGGTGCGACGTGACCGTTATCGCCTGCTGCACGGCTTTTATCCCGGCGCCGACGATGAAGAGAATTGATTCAATCCTGGCTCACGGCGCCAATCTTGTGCACCGACAGGTCCGCGCCGTAATACTCTTCTTCCTGGCTCAGGCGCAGGCCGTGAAGCGCCTTGATCACGCCATACACCGCGAAGCCACCGACCAGCGCCACGACCACGCCCAGCGCGGTTCCGATCAACTGGCTGATCAGGCTCACGCCCCCCAGTCCGCCCAATGCACTCTGTCCAAAGAT
Proteins encoded in this window:
- a CDS encoding YgdI/YgdR family lipoprotein, with amino-acid sequence MTQRTLATFMLALGLATLAGCASPTVITLNDGREIQAVDTPKYDDEAGFYEFEQLDGKQTRVNKDQVRTVKEL
- a CDS encoding pseudouridine synthase, whose translation is MSTSSFSAAHNQASTLYLPPGPWQTVLDCLCEHFSAIGREQWLDRIARGRVLDGNGAPIALDLAYKEGLRIHYFREVPDEKPIPVIESILYADEHLVVADKPHFLPVTPAGEYVEQTLLRRLIRRLDNPHLVPLHRIDRHTAGLVLFSANPQSRSAYQSLFPTRKIEKRYEAIARALPDRAFPLVHKSRLINGEPFFRMQEGPGVSNTETAVEVREKKGDLWRYGLYPVTGKKHQLRVHMTALGASICNDPFYPHVLKDVEDDYANPLKLLAQGLRFVDPVTGEQRDFESSITLQW
- a CDS encoding transcriptional regulator, with the protein product MVNVEQLKNSVNRMSVDVVREAVLELRLDGLVTEGKTPFNKLHFNTCFAEIEALFQRAGYHRQLDVVGYQGLLYALYDPGRWEAVDVLRWLKEFTEAAARSQSIPA
- a CDS encoding glutaredoxin family protein — encoded protein: MPPECQLFGTLGCHLCEVAEAMLTEFVEHGLLVELVDIAEDESWFEAYSLRIPVLRRRDNGAELAWPFDSEQVVAFLR
- a CDS encoding cation:proton antiporter codes for the protein MFANLLIILASSLVVIALFQRLRLPPVLGYLCVGLMIGPTAFNWINESEDLPDLAELGVVFLLFSLGLEFSLSKMIALRKVVFRLGSQQVLLTTILLGSLLMLFGMSATPALLLGAGLSLSSTAIVSKELGSLGEIFSSHGQNAIAVLLFQDIVAVLLLTLVPVFAGNSDQAWYWALPVTLGKTVVLFVGLLMASRWLLPRLFHEVAAARSAELFVLLALVIVLLTAWLTHLLGLSPALGAFLAGMLLGESHYRHQIEADIRPFRDILLGVFFVSIGMLIDLQLFLSHGLLIAGLTLGLLLIKGCVVALLVKWRGSDVETAWRSGLALAQGGEFCFALMAQMQQNKMMPADLGGLLLAATFCSMLLTPLLLRAAPRIATRLHRKPNEEAKLEEISALNADLHGHVVICGYGRVGQSIGRFLRRAQQSYIALDNDPVRVQEAAVGETCVHYGDSRRGELLIAVGLERAKLLVIAVDQTDIALLILKEARRFNPSVPILVRTRDDSQLTELKEAGASEVVPELLESSLMLASHALIMLGLPGQQVQDRVDQVRRDRYRLLHGFYPGADDEEN